In the Callospermophilus lateralis isolate mCalLat2 chromosome 19, mCalLat2.hap1, whole genome shotgun sequence genome, ATTTATGAAATCACCCAGCCTTGgggattttgttatagtaacaaaaacctgAGTTAAACAGCCCAACTTCAAGTTTAGGCACCTTCTCTCCACTGAAGACGCCTCCGATGCCTCCCTCCTCCATCGCAGTGTGTAGGTCTGGAGCCCCTTGACCATCAGGCCCCACCTTGCATGCATGTGTTTCCAGATCTGAAAAACCACGAGATTGGTGAGAGCTCGGGTGCCACGCTTTACTCCAGCTTCCTCCCACTTTCATATTAAATATCTGAAATATATTAATCTTACAAAACAGTATTAACAGTGCTCAATGAATACAGGCTGTGGAGTAAACAATGAGTCCGGATTGCAAAACCAtgggttatttaaaaaaaaatggagtgtGTGTGCCGCGGCCCAGATTCCCCGCGGTCTCCCCCTGGGGTCTCCCCCGGGGAGCGGTGGCATTTCCGGCTGCATCAAACTGGGAGGAAACCCCAGGACAGCCCTGTCCGCGGGAGACGCCCCAACCCTTGCTCAGTTTGAAGGAGCTGAAGGAGCCGCGCTCAGGCAGGGGATCAGTCTCTGAGCAGGTTTTCGGGCTTGGGGTAGCCGAAGAGCACAAAGTCGGCCTCGTAGAGTTTGTAGAGCTGCTGCCTCCAGGCCAGGGGGATCTTGGCAAACCAGTCCTCCTCCCAGCTGCTGGCAGTTCTGTTCCGGTAACTCGGGGGGAAGTGGAGCCGCGTGTCCACCTTGAGGAGCCTCAGGAGCTGGGCGGCGTCCTCGTCCAGGGTCTCCAGCTTCCCCACGAAGTCGTAGTCTATCTGGCACGGGTGGCACAGGCGGTACACCTGCCGCCAGTGCTCGTTGAAGGGCGCCAGCTTCTCGGTGTGAGGGTCCAGCAGGTACTGGATGAAGTTGGCGAAGGACACCTTGAGGCCAGCGCTGAAGGCCTCGCTGACCGAGGCGGGCAGGCTGGTGTGGTTGGCGTACAGCCTCAGCATGGGCACCGCGAACTTGCGGTAGAACTCGTCGTTCTCCAGCTCGAACTTGCTGCGGAAGGCCGAGATGAGGCGCACGAAGGGGTCGCGCACGAACAGGAACTTGGTGTACTTCTTCAGCTTGATCTTCATGAGGTGGCGGGAGAACTTGCCGTAGCGGCGCCAGAACTTGTTGAAGGTCAGGTGGGTGCTGGAGTTGTGCACGTGCTCGCGCGGGATGTCCAGCGGGTCGCGGTAGGGCTCGCCGCCGTCCAGCAGGCTCTCGCTCAGCACGATCATCACGCGCTTCCAGTTGGTGCAGGCCACCTTGGGCACGTAGCAGTAGATGACCCCGTGGCGGTCGTCCACGATGAGGTGGTTCAGCTCGTAGTTGGGGATGTCGTCGAAGGAGCGCTCCTTGGTGGGGAAGGCCAGGCTGGAGTTGGCGCAGAAGTCCCGCAGCACACTCCTCCTCTCagcctgctgctggccctggtcggCGCTCTGCTGGGCGTCATGGGGGGACCAGTCGTAGCCCCGCACGCTCTCCTCCATGTGGCTCAACGCCGGCTTGCCAGAGGCGGGCAAGGGCTGCTCCGTCTTTTTCCTGGAAAGGTCATTCTGCTTCGAGCCGGAACTTAGGAGCTTATCCAAAAACTCATCCACATCAGATGCAAACTCCTTCTCCTCCTGCTGTCCGGGGGTGGGCAGGGATTCCAGGGTGTGCGGTCTGGACAAGGATGTATGCAGGTAGAAGTGGGCGGTGCCCACGTTGTCCCAGTACACGATGATGAGCAGGATCATGAGGACGGAACCCAGCACCAGCCACAGCCGGAAGAGCCGGGGCTTGGTCATGCTGCCCTGGCCAGGGCTGGGCCCGCAGCTGGACCCCTCACTTCAGCTTCATGGAGACATGGGGCATGGCCCTAATGGACGAACCTGGAGAGACCAGAAACGCGGGGTTAGAGGCTGAGATCCAGTGAGCCGTTTCTCTCCCACCCAGAAGGCCCACCCTCTGccctccctcccaccccacctccatcccacactcagatTCCTTTAGGGGCCTCATCAGTCACTCCAACTTCTTTGTGTGACTATGGCCAATGCCACCCACCAGGGCCAAACAAATAAGTGTGACAAGGGAGGAGAGCAGCGACAACTGAAAAAGAGGATGGTCTAAAGAAACCAATTCAGAGACTGATCCTTGTGAAGAGAAGGCTTTGACAAAagaagaggagggagggggaatCGGAAGTCAGTCACCAGGAGGCTGCAGCTAAGTTgataaaaatgctaaagatggccaggcacagtggcacacgcctgtgagcccagcggcttgggaggctgagacagggggatcctgagttcgaagccagcctcagcaacttaggagaccctaagcaattcagtgagaccttgtccctaaataaaaaatattaaaagggctggggatgtggctcagtggttaagtacccctgggttcaatcccggacaccaaaaaaaaagggcTAAAGATAACTTCAtctaaaaacaaaacccaaaaaaaccTGCCAAGCAGATGTGGACCAAAAAACCCACCAGAGTCAGGGCCTCCTTGATGTGGAAAGGGCAGAGAATCCACTTCTTTCATGTAGATTCCTGAGTGTGGGATCTCAGGGTCATATGGTAAGCCCGGGTCAGGGGGAGGATCCCTGAGGAAGAAGGGCAGCAGTCCCACAACTGAGGCCAGGAGTATGTCCACAGTGGACTAATGACAGAAACATCTTTTGGGTAACAACAGTTCTATTCGAGCCAAAGAACAATGAGAAACTGCACCTACCCCCAGAGTTCATCAGGGCCACCCTGGGACTGATCTTCCAGCCCCACAAAAGCAGGTGCCACATCCCTGACCCCCTAGTGGGCACCAGCTGGTGTTGGCAGGGCCAAGCAGGGAGCTGATCCCATCCCCACCCAGGGGAGCAGGAGGTGCTCTGCCCACCCCCAGCACAGTGCCAGTGTGGTCCTGCTGCGGAGCTGGGCCTCGACTCCACTTGGCATCAACAGGGTGGGAGGAGATGATGAGAGGCAGGACAGCTGCACTCTGATTCCTCCTTGCATGGCCACCTTGGGGCCTGGTGGGGAGCTGAGCTCCACCCACTCTGACCCCTACCAGCATCAGTGGGCGGAGTGAGAGGGGTGGAGGTGGGGTGGCTGGCACTCCACTTTCTTTACTCCTCTTTCCTGGGGATGGAAAACATTAGTCATGcaacataaataaaaagaaagcaggAGTGGCTATGTTAGTATCAGATAAAGTAAACTTCAGAAGGAAAAACGTTATTAAAGACAGAGAAACATTACATAATGACAGAAAGTTTGACCCACCAGGAAGACACAGtaatcctaaatgtgtatgcaccaaacaacagGGCTTCAAAACACACAAAGCAAAACTGACAGAGCTAAGGGATCTATAGACAAATCTACAATTCTAGTGGGAGACTTAACACTCCACTCTTGCTGATGAGAGAACTACTAGACAGGAAATCCACATGGATATGACACCAGCAACCAGTAGGATCCAACTGACAGTCACAGAATGTTCCACCTGATAGCAACTGAACACATGCTTCCCCCCGAAGCATCCCAAAACATCACCATGGTAGACGGAACCTGAATGAACTTAAAAGAACTGAAATCATACAGAATCCTTTGGCTGTATAGGAATAAACCTAGAAATCCATAAcagaaaaaataattggaaaatcTCCACACTTGGAAATTAAATGACCCCCTTCTAAATAATTCTCTAGTTGAAGAAGCCTTAAAGGAAATCATAAAACACACACAAGACTGAATGAAAATGCCAAGGCAACGTGTCGAGTTCCATGGGTTGCAGGTGGAGCAGTGCCAAGAGCAGAAGCAAAGAGGGAAACTGCAGATCAATAACCAGCTCCATCTCGAGAAGCTGGGAAGGACGAGCAGGATAAACCCGGAGCAAGATAAACCAGAGCAAGCGGGAGGAACAGGggaaagagcagaaatcaatgaatctGGAAACAGGGAAACACAgaaaaatcaacaacaacaaaaaaaatcagaattgatAAGCCTCTGGTAAGACTGACTGTGGTAGAAACGGTCACCAGGAATAACCAGGAATAAGATGACACGGAGCCTGCAGGTAGAGAGGGTGGGCAGCGTGGACAACTACATGCTCACAACCCAGCAGCTTAGATGAAACGGACTGGTCCTTGAAAACCACAAACTCCCCAAAGAAACAGCCCTATTCTCATGGAAGAAAGTGAATCTGTAATTTAAAAACTCTTGAAAATGCAAGGGACCAGGTCTATTTTGGACTGGCCAGAAAAATAACTACATAAAAAATTAAGGAGttataacaaaacaaaatataaacaaattggacttcataaaattaaaaacttttgtacAACAAGAGATATTAATACCAATAGGATTAAAAAAgcacagaatgggaaaaatatttgcaaatgatatatctgataagggattaacatctgaaatataaaaagaactcataaacccAACAACACTCCAATTTTAAAAAAGGCAAAAGACTTACATAGACATTTCTCTAAAGACAATATACAAATgtccaataagcacatgaaaaggtgctcaaaatcactagtcatcagggaaatgcaaatcaaaaccacaatgagagggctggggatgtggctcaagtggtaacacactcgcctggcatgcgccgggtgctgggttcgatcctcagcaccacataaaataagataaagatgttgtgtccaccgaaaactgaaaaataaatattaaaaaaaaaattctctcttctctctctcttaaaaaaaaaaaaaaaaaaaaaaaaacccacaatgagAGCCACGAGTGGtagggcacacctgtaattcctgcaacttaggagactgaggcagaggatcacaaggtcaaggccagcctgggcaacttaggaaggccctgtctcaaaaaacatttttagggctggggatgtggctcaagtggtagcgctctcgcctggcatgcgtgcggcctgggttcgatccccagcaccacaaacaaacaaagatgttgtgtccgccgaaaactaaaaaataaatattaaaattctctctctctcttaaaaaaaataaacatttttattttttattttttaaaggctaggggtgtagctcaaaggtagagcatttgcttagcatgttgGAGGCCCTGGTACtagtactgcaaaacaaaacaaaaacaaataacaaatacaACGTACTACTTCATACCTATTAGGGTGGCAActgtcaaaaatctgaaaacagcAACTACTGGGACGTGGAGACACTGAGCCCACATGCTCTGCTGGTGAGATGCGAGACAGTGCAGTTCCATGGAGGACAGTTTGGAgggtcctcaaaaaattaaaacagcaTTAACCTATGACCCAGTCATTCCACTCCTGAGAATATACCCAGAAGAGTTGGAAGCAGGATATTGAGGGGTTATTTGTACCCTGTGTTCACAGCAACATGATCACAGTGGCTAAAGTAACATGGATGCAACCCAAGTGCCCATTCACAGGTAAATGAGTAAGCAAACCGTGGTCTctgcatacaatggaatattactcaaatcttaaaaaggaaggaaattctgacacatgtTACAATATGCGTGAACTTTGGAGGACATTATGCCAAGGAAAATAAGAGATATAAAGGGACACATATCATATGTGAAGTAGTCAGAGCAGACAAATAGGTAGAGACAGAGTCTAGAAGCGGGAGGGAAGGAGTGGAGTTAGTGTTTCACGGAGCATtagttttgcaagatgagaaGATTCTGGAGATGGGTGTTGGATGGCTGTGCAAGGGAATGTGCTCAACTCCACGATAAAAGAAAATtaggggaagaaaaaaagaaagaacaggaGCTATACAGGGCTCTTGGGTGCTGTTGAAGAAATACAGCAAAACGCAGGCCAGTGTGTTTCTGGCCGGGTGGGTGTGAAGTCCACTACATGATTCCAGCGCAGGTTGAAACCGGGCCTGCCGCTGAGGCCACAACTCACCCTTGCTCCAGAGACCTGCCCGAAATCGCCAACTGACTTCCCTGCAGTCAGCTATTAAACAaacatttaagtttttaaaaatgtatagtgGTGTCCATGAAAACAGGGTAGGGAATGCATTCTGTCTTGCTCCCTGAGATTCCCTTCAGACAACCAAAGCCCTGTGTGTCCACCACTCAACTCTGTGACTGATCCAAGGCCCTGTGGCTCTGAGTCCATGTGTGACCAGACTTGCTTGGGCGCAGTCCCTCCCAGGCCTTTCACATCATGGGGATAAGCCTTCAATTCTGGCTGCAGAGGGAGTCACTGATGGGTCTGAGAGGCCACGATTCATTTTTAACATCAAGGGAAGGCCTCGTGTTGTCATTTCTAACCTCAGACAAGCCACATAAACAGCAGCTGTGGCAACAAACCCACTGAGGACAAGGCAGCTCTAAGGGCAGAGTCCTTTGAAGAGGGAACTCTGCTACTTTAAAACTCGTGCAGTGCTGCGGTTCTTAGAACTGCAAGGAGcaagagcaaaggaggaaaagggCTACCAACAAGATCGCCAAGTGTCACTTTTTATTTTGcagggctgggaatggaacccgggGCCTTGCACACTAGGTCAAGTGCTCTAGTACTTATTGAGCCGCACCCCAGCCCCAAGCAGTTTGGGCATCTGGGAACTTCTGGCCCTGGGGCCACACAGTTCCAACCTGAAGACCAGGAAGCACTTCACTGCCTGGCGACAGAGAGACATGGCAACCATGTGGGAGCAGGTGGGCTGAGAACCAAGGTCACGATCCGACTGCCTCAGAAACAGGAACTGCACTGACCTCAGAAAGcactttccattaaaaaaaaaaaaaaataagggcacTATTTCCAAAGGCAGATCTCCCAGTATTTCAAAAACACAGTCAACACAAAGCCCTGGTGTCCTGCGGCAGGAGCGTGCGGCATCACAGGGAGAGGCCTGGCCTCTACCTCCCCAGGGAGACTCGAGAGCAGAGGCTCATTCAAACGCTCTAGCCAGAGAGCTCTGGGAGGGACTCCTGTCCCCTACATACTATGACAACAGCACAGGGTTTAAACCCAAACAGCTGCTGGGCAGATGAGTTGTCCTCTAGCTTGGAGTGGGCTGTTAGGTCACTTCTGTTCTCGCACATGACACATAAGGCACAATGCCATGGGTAGACTTGGGAGCTTAGAAGGCAGGAACCTATGCTGGGGCCCAACCAGTCTCAACAAGGCTTCACACCAACAGTGGGCAAAAGCTGGGGGCAGAAGGAGCCACTGGTGGTGGGCAGCAGTGGTCTCAGCTGCCTTTCATCCAGTCCATCCATCATCTTGAGCAGGGCGAGAGTCACACCAGATTCACCTTAAGACCTCAGTAAGGCCGagcatggtggtgtacacctgtaattccagaggcttgggaggctgaggcaggattgcaagctcaaggccagcctcagcaatttagtgagaccctaggcaacttagcaagaccctgtttcaattttaaaaaaagaccttAATGAGGCATTTCCCACATTTTTAAAGCAGAGCCAATGGCTATGGTACCAAGAGATTAGGTAACATGCAAAGGCACTGAGTGCTCACCCAATTGGTCAGATGTTATTCTGCCTGTGTCTGTGTTTCTGGATGAGATGAACACGTGCATCAGCTGGCTGACAAAGCAGTTAGCCCTCCCCATCATGAGTGAGTCTCAGCCAACCCACACGGGGCTCAAACAGCACCAAAGGCTGGGCAAAAGACACTTTGCTCTCTGAGCCTGGCTGGCTGTAAGAGGGGACACAGTCTCCTCCAGCCTTTGACAGTGAGGGAACCCCATGAAAAACAGGAACCTTAGGATTATCAAGGGAAATAAAAAGCCAAGGCAACTCTTGGCCTCATGGCCCAACAGCCATACTAGAAAATCAGTAGTTAAAAGGCAACTGTCTCTAAAGTCACAGGAGTGACATAGCACGCCAAGAGATGCAAGGCTGGGAAAGTCATCCCAGCCCTCCGAGACTATGTGGTCAGCAGAGACCCCAGCTGAACcagacaaagctgggtctgcactatTCAGAAAATAACAGTATAGAGACTCTCCCAGATGATCAGGGCCACTCCAGGTGTTAAGGGCCATAGAGCAGTCACTGGAGTAACCACAGTCACCTGGACCTTGCTAGcacagtgacacacacacacccaggtagtgatcagtgaccagacacttgagGCCTGAGGAGGTATGATAAAGAACAACGCAGGTGGGACAGGCCCACCTCTACCTGTGGCTACAACAAGAGACCAGTTCCTGCCCACCTGGCAGCTGCCATAAAAGCTCTGTACCTTTGCTCTTGCTTGGGTCAG is a window encoding:
- the Chst12 gene encoding carbohydrate sulfotransferase 12; amino-acid sequence: MTKPRLFRLWLVLGSVLMILLIIVYWDNVGTAHFYLHTSLSRPHTLESLPTPGQQEEKEFASDVDEFLDKLLSSGSKQNDLSRKKTEQPLPASGKPALSHMEESVRGYDWSPHDAQQSADQGQQQAERRSVLRDFCANSSLAFPTKERSFDDIPNYELNHLIVDDRHGVIYCYVPKVACTNWKRVMIVLSESLLDGGEPYRDPLDIPREHVHNSSTHLTFNKFWRRYGKFSRHLMKIKLKKYTKFLFVRDPFVRLISAFRSKFELENDEFYRKFAVPMLRLYANHTSLPASVSEAFSAGLKVSFANFIQYLLDPHTEKLAPFNEHWRQVYRLCHPCQIDYDFVGKLETLDEDAAQLLRLLKVDTRLHFPPSYRNRTASSWEEDWFAKIPLAWRQQLYKLYEADFVLFGYPKPENLLRD